A DNA window from Paraclostridium bifermentans contains the following coding sequences:
- a CDS encoding purine-nucleoside phosphorylase encodes MNNLYEKITESANYIKSKINSNPTIGLILGSGLGVLGDEIENPVIISYDEIPNFPVSTVEGHKGQLVIGKLEGKDVVAMQGRFHFYEGYKMQETTFPVRVMKALGVETVFVTNAAGGANKDFNPGDLMIIKDHLNLGGNNPLIGKNDDRLGVRFPDMSTAYTPKYVELARECAKKLNIDIKEGVYAFFTGPTYETPAEVRMAQILGADAVGMSTVPEVIVASHSKLNVIGVSCITNMAAGILDQPLNHEEVIETTQRVKEQFLSLVKSIVHEI; translated from the coding sequence ATGAACAACTTATATGAAAAAATAACAGAAAGTGCAAATTATATAAAATCTAAAATAAATTCAAATCCAACTATAGGACTTATACTAGGATCAGGGTTAGGTGTTTTAGGAGATGAAATAGAAAATCCTGTAATAATTAGCTATGATGAAATACCAAACTTTCCTGTTTCAACAGTTGAAGGACATAAAGGGCAACTTGTAATAGGTAAATTAGAAGGAAAAGATGTTGTAGCTATGCAAGGTAGATTCCATTTTTATGAAGGATATAAAATGCAAGAAACAACATTCCCTGTAAGAGTTATGAAAGCTCTTGGAGTTGAAACTGTATTTGTAACAAACGCTGCAGGAGGAGCCAATAAAGATTTTAATCCTGGAGATTTAATGATAATAAAAGATCATTTAAACCTGGGAGGAAACAATCCTTTAATAGGCAAAAATGATGATAGACTAGGCGTAAGATTCCCGGATATGTCAACTGCATATACTCCAAAATATGTTGAATTAGCTAGAGAATGTGCAAAAAAATTAAATATTGATATAAAAGAAGGTGTATATGCGTTCTTCACTGGACCAACATATGAAACACCTGCTGAAGTAAGAATGGCTCAAATATTAGGAGCAGATGCAGTTGGAATGTCAACAGTACCAGAAGTAATAGTTGCATCTCACAGTAAATTAAATGTTATAGGAGTATCTTGTATAACTAACATGGCAGCAGGAATACTTGACCAACCTTTAAATCATGAAGAGGTAATAGAAACTACGCAAAGAGTAAAAGAACAATTCTTAAGTTTAGTAAAAAGTATAGTTCATGAAATATAA